The Toxorhynchites rutilus septentrionalis strain SRP chromosome 1, ASM2978413v1, whole genome shotgun sequence genome contains the following window.
AAACTCAATAGAATTACGTAATTGTGGAAATAAGATGAACCTAACGGAAACAAGGGAAATAAAACCAATTCACACAGCAAGCGCAACACCGAAAGGCCATATGGTTTAGATTCAATCCACACGATTTCCTTCCGTGATCTAGGCTAGTCGATGTAATAACATTTTACAGGGAAGCtttcggatgtgatgaaattaaagttgttatttttttcaattgagcattttttgaagatttgtGTCAATAATTCTACAGATAAAAGGAAACTATTTACATACTTGGAGACTCATTGAACGGTTAGAATATCACGAGTGTTTTTTTGCGAGACGTACTTATTTATTTGATTAAAGCGATCGATACTGTTGTATCTGTCCGCTTCACTTAAGGTTTGTTTTAGTTTCCAAAGCCCAAACGTGCTGTGGCCATCCTGTCCTTCCTTTGATTTTCTTACCCTCGTTCGCAAGATTCTGAAAACGAAAAGAAATAAATCAGTATATTGCTATTGGTCAAAGGTGAAATGAACCATCTAGTATTAAATGTTTAGATAGCGGAAGTGAAGGAATATTATGTTTGATGCGGGAAATCCGTTGCGATTGTACATTATTTTCCATAACACTGAGCGATATCTTTATTTTCCTAAAGCCACTTGAGATAACAGTTTCAGTTGACTTTTccaatcctttttttttcattatctggCTTTCGCAAGTTTCCCTTCTCAAGCTGGGAGATGCATGTAAATCCAATTTGTAGCGTATATATGCGGCAGCCTTTTTCCGCCCATAGGAAAACACAACAGTGGAATGCATTTATTTCGCTGCACACAAAGAATCCTCTAAGTATATTCCCCGGGCTTCTCAAGTTTGCCGCTCAATTAAAATATGTCAAACGATTAAGTGAACGCTGAGCAATTTGTATTATGAATGGCTAAGTGGTTTTGTACGTTCTCAGACGTAAATTATGCGCTCCGAGATGCGAGTTCAAGTGGTTTCCTTGCGTGTGTGCTTGGGAAAACATGTCAAGTGAATCCGCGGATCAATCGAGGCGCCGACTTTCGCGTCATTTCCGGATGCTGTTGGAATGAGTTGCTGGACTAAATTTGTATTTTGTACATATGGTCAGGTAAATTTAGAAATAATTCTTCTGACAGCAAGTGGATCGCGCTTCCCCTGTCATATATTATGATGATTATCATGTTCTGTGGTATGCCAAATCTTTTAATGATCTGGAATATGTTTTTTTAGAAGAATTTTCTTGAGAGCACCTTGACTTGATAAATATGATTGTCAACAAGCCATGTTGTTAACTTGACACATTCGTGGCTAATGAGTTCCACGATTAATTGTATGAGCCGATGCGTAAAGTATCTGCATAAGAAATTCCAAATATTTCTCAGCGGGCGTCAAGAGATAGCAATACGGAAAGAAACAAGATAGATTTGATGTTCGCATGCGCGTTTGCCGTTAATCATCGAAGGGCGTGGAAATGGGCGTCGACATTTTTCGCTATTTATCATGTATTGCACGGATGTTTTATGTACATTATTTGAAATAACATCTTAGCAAGACTCCGTGGCGCAACGGTAGCGCGTCTGACTCCAGATCAGAAGGTTGCGTGTTCAAATCACGTCGGGGTCAAAATTGTTgggaaatattttatttttttgatcgAGTTTATGTGCGGTATTTAGTGTTGGTTATCATGGTTTgtctattttttttgaatgctctagctCAGCGCacttgtgtcaaatcaggtactCAAATgtttccaagcaaaaaaaaagtctttttcatgatttacagtagttttataggataTTTTTATGGATTCACAAATTTTAAAGGTTTATAAAGTCCACCTTCTATGCGCTCACCATTTGAGCcaaattgtcaaatacagctgggaatcgATGTAATGTAAATTTATCTttcttttctttcgtttttgaattagaaactggctgctgatttgagTAATGACACCCTCCATCAAAGTGAGCgtgaacacacatctccttacatcccattcttttcctaatgaaaatgtgtcacccttctaaactcgagtcgaccgcgagtaatcggtttcctattttattaaccatagaattaaggaaacatgttaatgtatgctagtagaaatatagttaGGAATTTGTCTCCTTTAAACTTactaactgagcctgtaagaataaacggattaataaaaaaacccCTCCATCAAATGGATAGTGTCGGTTTAGATTTCATAAAGTGTCTGAATTGTAGTGTTCATTCGACAATACAATGTGAGGATCAAATAGGAATATCCAGAATTTGTTGAGAAGGAAAACATTTTTCTTGAACCGTTGAATGTGCAAACAGATTCGCAGATCCAACTCATGTACTTCTGAGCCACACAAGCGTGATTGTAAAAAGGTTGTCGGAAATGTAGTGTTCATTATGATGCTGTGGAACCAATTTAGCCGAGAACTTGAATATTGGATCAAGTGCATGGTCCCTTCTACCAGAAgtttattatttcacatttcggTGTTATCAGTTCTTCTGGAGCAATGTGCTACGCGAAGCAGATCTTGCGCAGgataattttcaaaaggaaAGGATAACATTGTGACCAGACTCAATTCACTGGTGATTTTTTAATTAATGTTTACTTAGATAAACAAGCCAGGCGAAAGACCTTCCGGACTTGGGCTATAGCAATGGAGGAGGAAAATAGGGCGGGAATGTTGGAGTGTCTTGATCGTTTTATCGGAAATTACAGGTGCGGTAAAATCCCAAGAAATAGCCGAGATTATAGAAGAAATTCATTTCCGCTACAAGTTATCAGCATCTAACAGCGAACTGAAACGTCAATTACCAAACTGgcaaatatggcgaattttaGAACTGCGAAGTATTGTTACATATATCAAGATGCCGTAGACATTTGAAGGTCGTTGAAATTACCCTAAACGATGCCAAAACTCGACTGCATTGGTATGGTACAGTTCATCGTGAAGCGAAATTTCTAAAAAACGCTCCCAAAATTTATCTTCTTACGCTCCCAAAATTtatcttactatgagcaagttcatgggcccaatcgcagaactattcattgattgatcttctattcgtctccataccaaatttggtttcatttgcttgattagttctcgagttatgcagaaatttgtgtttcatttgtatggcagcccccccttagagaggggggtggagagcctaactaccatagaaatattcattgcaccctaaaacctcaacatgactaatttggttccatttgagtgaataattctcgagtaatgcagaaatttgtgtttcatttgtttggcagcccctccttagagaggaggtggagagtctaaccatcatagaaacatttattgcaccctaaaacctccatatgcttaatttggttccatttgcttgactagttctcgagttatgcagacatgtgcgtttcatttgtatagcagcccccccttagagaggggggtggagtgtctaagcaccatagaaacatttactgcaccctaaaacctcaatatgcctaatttggtttcatttgcttgaataactctcgagtaatgtagaaatttgtgtttcatttgtatggcagccaccccccccccccacttagagaggtgggaaggggtctcaaactatcacgaaaaccttccctgggcccaaaaacccctacataccaattttcatgttgatcgttcagtagtttccgagtccataagaatctgacagacagacagacagacagacagacagaaatccatttatataaatATAGATAAATAAGTAATAAATAAGTTTTTTAGTCTAGTAAATTTGATGTTTTATTAGAAAACATAGACAAAGTCTTGATAAAAAGGTTTCATTGGAGGGATGACATCTAAGATACTCGCCCTGGGTATCGCCCGGTCACGCTACGTCACTGTATATGAATCACGtgattaatgcatctcgatgaccttaattctgatcatggtttgtccgatgctctgATGTTGTTCTGTGCACATGGTTACAATGGCGCGTAGCAGAAATAATGTTGAGTGCTGATCatctttaaaatgcccaagaaaagacgATATGCTGAATAAATGCaacacattttttgttttttgttttccttattttgttgtattcgtctcttctcgtagatcaatatagtggagagaaacaccggaaaatttttggaaaactctgaaggaaggtcggaaaattcggaaaattgaattcccacatgttcgaaaattacatcacaataagcgttgttagtccattcgatgtttgcggtatcgaaattgatctttgttcgtaagtgccgtttggaaccatttgcagaagattggatttcaaaaaagctggatgtatgggtgccacaagagttgacgcaaaaaaatcttttagaccgaatcaacgcctgcgatgcactgctgaaacggaacgaactcgacccatttttgaagaagatggtgactggtgatgaaaagtggatcacgtacgacaaccgaaagcgaaaaaagtcgtggtcgaagcgcggtgagccggcccaaatcatcgccaagcccggattgacggccaggaaggttttgctgtgtgtttggtgggattggaagggaatcatctactatgagctgctcaactatggccagaccctcaactcggttctctactgtgagcagcttgaccggttgaagcaggcgattgaccagaagcggccagatatgatcaataggaatggtgttgttttccaccaggacaacgctcggcctcacacatctttgatgacccgctagAAGCTACGGAGGCTctgatgggatgtcctattgcacccaccgtatagtccggacctccaagtgattatcatctcttccggtccatgcataacgctcttggtgatactaagttggcctcaaaagaggcttgcgaaaactggctgtctgagttttttgcaaataaggaggggggagtTTTATaaagggggataatgaagttgccttctaaatggcaacaagtttgcgaacaaaacggcgcatatttgacttaaattggataattttaagtctGTTAAATAAAgcggcaaatttcgatcagaaatatgacatttctttttccccaatactatatttgcgaagcggattcccccaagcacatggattttgaagtccgtgataGAGAGTGGGGAAAAtatccccaacttgcatgttttgacaaagtggAAACAAGACTcgctgggaacaaaaataccccggaCTTGCATGTAGATTTgtagagcggatttccacaggtacatcgatttttatgtctgtgttcgggaaaccgtaaatcggcccaattaaaacttggcagttcgggcgtttaaataacgcttgacattttacacttattcaattgttcatttcgtgaaaaataatattttattaattgtgatagacgcgtagaaatatttcttatcaattgatgcaaacatctttccgatctgttaagaaatgttcgagttataagcattcgaaatacgggtagggttagcacacaaatcggcaaaacaaatgtatggaaaaaaggaagttcttccagttttcgtgaatttaaaccgtttagagatcagcgaattgtaatgtatagcatatcaaacaaatcttagagaatttccgattcgattggtatgcaaatcatgagaattcgttcacagtgaaaatagttatttacgttaactttatttcataaaaacgtaccctgtttttctgatttggccccctccctgaaagacgtagttctacgtcaaaaaatcgtataaaaaatcaaaatttcaccagaagttttttaaaaaaaatacaatatgtattaaaaaaaaatcaattttatgcgGTGGATAGGATACACATACAAATGTTTCCCTAagaaaataacttaaaaactaatgATTCCGCACGTGATCACCGTTCgttttccttttgttttcctgctgtacgttgtgacatattgtttttttttgtttgcgcaTGGCTGTGCATATTGGAACTTGTTGAACTTGATGtagaaatcatgtcattcaCAACGTAttgcatttgatggaaggatggaaagggATTGTCCGAGAAAAAATAGATTCAAAATTGCTCTTCTCTTACTAACTGTTGCGAACTAACTATAATTTACGCCTTAAAAACAATCTCATCGTAATGGTCCTGGATCGTGAAAGCGTGGAACGTGGACATCAATTATtgacactcctatactcgcgcaaaaaatcgtaatttgtgtGCTCTGGACTGTGTGCGGCTCTGTGATAtcgctattgtgtattttcagacgttattggtatttattcaaagaagaAGATATGATTgagtgaaaaaactccagaaaatatttgttCTTTGGCTTTGACAGTTTCAATAGTCATtaaattcagccacctcattgatgtATAGGAAGGGTAAAAATTAAAACACGcgttatatattattttaattttattcgcTTAAATAAGCGGCTTATtcacttgcgcagatcataaaaCCAACCCTTCGCTCCCTTCAATAAGCTCCTACTTaaacattaaaacaaaaaataaacatagCATGAGACGGGTAATTGTTTACCaccgtaccgttttgtctccagttccgaacacttcattttcaaatgtaaatttactaaactttaatgttatgcATAAttgaaaaccctgacattctttggggtataggcttcactttaacatcatttacgAGTATTGacacagcctataatttataatactaagcatttgcaaaaagtgACTGTAAAAaacagtgataaaatgtttatgtagcaaattccgtaaaaaacaagcatcgtcgtTTTACGGTTTTTGTATTTGtaccaaatttgtttttctgttCTCATGTTAACcgctagaaatggtaagaatctactgtaaatcaacaaacaaatgatcttttatgcagaaatcttcattataTTGGTATTGaaatagtgttcggaatttgagacaaaagtccAAAAATCgtgaaatcaaattaatttcgcaaaACAGtatcattttgagtaatgagacactgttcaatggccaacaaagcttaGGTGTTCGTAGTTTGAGACAAAACGATGCTTATTTAGTGCGAtgaaatacatatcaaagataATAAGAaattaaatggacgataacttcatcaaaaattaatatctatattgaactttttcatataccgcacagaAAAGGAATTCATACAAAAAAGCAGTGTACAGAAACATGTCTCCCTGTACAGAAAAAAAGAACTCAATGCTGAAAAATGGCCGCTAACCACATAGAAGCACcatggaataaaaaaatttacTGCCCCGAGTGAGGATCGAACTCACGACCTTAAGATTATGAGACTTACGCGCTACCGACTGCGCTATCGAGGCGGATATATGGAAGGGAGGAATGACTTGGTATCTAAATTTTCCCCTGTCAACAATTACCTCTTTTTCCCAACCGGATAGTAAAACGAAGAACTGAGAGGGTGAATTACAAAAAGGGCCGTCCTCTGCCCTGCTCACATCCCGTTAATTGACACTTGATGTTTTGTGGCAATTTTAATGATGCAATTGGGAAATCCTTTTAGCTTATTGGCCCAACATTATGGTGAGGGTGCAAATTTTCCCACCGATGCGTTCGATGGTGTCATACTTGTGCCAATGTTTGGGAACTATCGCGGTAATGTGACAAGTGCGCATAATTCAATTACGAAACATTAGCACAATTCAATGGAAGTAATAAACTCTGTTCaagatataaatataaataccgTCGATAGGAGATCTAATGCACAACGTTGCTCTGAAAACCAGAACATCCCATTCGAATAGCGGCATGCGCTGTTCGACACCAGAAACCAGATACAAAAACAATGAAGATAATGATTCAATTATGAATATTGTGGTTGAGAGGGGGCGTTGATAGACCGCGTAGCAACAGAACAAGTCTATTCCCGTAATCAAATGTGAATGGGTGGTTTTGTATCCGTGAATAGAACTTACTTGCATCATATTTTTCTGAGCTCTCCGTTCGGCGTTGATTTTCCGGGACGAAGGGACAAGTTCCGCTCGGAAATCACATGACGGATCTTGGTTGCCGTTTACTACCGCTAGGAGATGGGCAATGTAGGAGATTGCTAGCCGTAATGTTTTGATCTGGAATCAAGTGGTTTTATCAGTGCCATAGAGAGACAGCATCAAAAATATCTATTTTTAAAACGTACTTTGGATAGCTTTGTGTCATTTGGTACATTAGGAATTCGGTCCCTCAGTGAAGTGTATGCCGAGTTGATGCTCTGTGTTCGTCTCCGTTCTTTTTTGTTTGCCGTGTTGCGTCGTTTTACCACTCGCACCACTGGCATGCCGGTGCCTGTAACGATAGCCCCGTTTGCGGTCAAAGATGACACTGCTCCAATGGCTGTAGTCGTGGTGGAAGCTGCTCCGTAGTATCCTTCGTCGCATATGTAACCTGGCAAAGTTTATAATCGAATTAAATGCAAAGGTTTTATTTGTGTTTGATGtcttatgtttttcaaataaggTATGTTCCACACGACTGATCTGCATATTGAAAACGTAGTGGATCATATAATCTTTACCACTGCTATGATTGATTGAtcctaaaaataacataaaatgagtgatataaccgcaagattgacaTGGGATTAccaccgttggcttagtaatcatttgtattgattaatttatcgaatgaaataattttcgatttcaatcgaattcaacatatttgctgcgTAAGTAAATattttgaacaaacgccatgtaatgtaaggcatcttggttttcatggttgtgttagggaacacatgttggtgggaacaaaagttccaccaacttacatgtatttgcaataccaatttccacaggcaccttggttttgatggctgtgttggggaaccgtaaatcgggccaatcaaaaccgggcaattgtgatagatgtgtagaaatatttcctattaattgatgcaaacatctttcctatctattgagaaatgttcgagttataaacattcgaaatctttcatttattCCTGAATGTGAatgtattccggttagacgtagttccacgtctaATATGTTTTCGATAGATGTTTCATATTCATATGTACTAACTTCATTTGATAATTAGGTGTGAACAGCTATATATGTCATATCAGCTTACGAAAGATAGCGTGAATAATAATAAATCGCTTCGGATCGCTTCGGGGAGAATTGGGAAGCCGCTGCGAAGACAAAAAGACTGACCAACTCTTCTTCCGACACGTCGCAAGCAAGCTGAGCGTAACATGTGCGTCGagctaaaaaaa
Protein-coding sequences here:
- the LOC129761713 gene encoding heart- and neural crest derivatives-expressed protein 2 — encoded protein: MYTKMSSFESSDGEICQPVCDSESYYETSTHYYTQLYPADSQNTGTTHVLPLDEEGYWGSPCSSSESLENRGEYSPTQNVLSSQSGPEGSSPFANQYHHHHHGQPVYCPVGYEKTSYICDEGYYGAASTTTTAIGAVSSLTANGAIVTGTGMPVVRVVKRRNTANKKERRRTQSINSAYTSLRDRIPNVPNDTKLSKIKTLRLAISYIAHLLAVVNGNQDPSCDFRAELVPSSRKINAERRAQKNMMQNLANEGKKIKGRTGWPQHVWALETKTNLK